From Actinopolyspora lacussalsi, a single genomic window includes:
- a CDS encoding pyruvate dehydrogenase E1 component beta subunit (product_source=KO:K00162; cath_funfam=3.40.50.920,3.40.50.970; cog=COG0022; ko=KO:K00162; pfam=PF02779,PF02780; superfamily=52518,52922) translates to MAAPTMESTGSSTTPTQTITIAKGLNNALRNAMERDPKVLVMGEDVGKLGGVFRVTDGLQKDFGEHRVLDTPLAESGIIGTAIGLAMRGFRPVCEIQFDGFIFPGFDQIVSQLSKMHYRSQGKVKVPLVIRVPFGGGIGAVEHHSESPESLFAHVAGLKVVSCSNPVDAYWMLQQAIESDDPVLFFEPKRRYWEKAELDPTAEHLPLVSSAVLRTGSDVTVATYGPMVKTCMDAATAAEEDGNDVEVVDLRSLSPLDLGPVAESVRRTGRLVVVSESPPESSVTSEVATRIQQECFYSLEAPVLRVNGFDTPYPPSKLEEGYLPDLDRVLDAVDRSLAY, encoded by the coding sequence ATGGCCGCGCCCACGATGGAATCGACCGGTTCGAGCACGACACCGACCCAGACGATCACGATCGCCAAGGGTCTGAACAACGCGTTGCGCAACGCCATGGAGCGCGACCCGAAGGTCCTGGTCATGGGCGAGGACGTCGGCAAGCTCGGCGGTGTTTTCCGCGTCACCGACGGACTGCAGAAGGACTTCGGCGAACACCGGGTGCTCGACACGCCGCTGGCCGAGTCCGGAATCATCGGCACGGCCATCGGCCTGGCGATGCGCGGGTTCCGCCCGGTCTGCGAGATCCAGTTCGACGGGTTCATCTTCCCCGGCTTCGACCAGATCGTCTCGCAGCTGTCCAAGATGCACTACCGCAGCCAGGGCAAGGTGAAGGTTCCGCTGGTCATCCGGGTTCCCTTCGGCGGCGGTATCGGGGCGGTGGAGCACCACTCCGAGTCCCCTGAGTCGCTGTTCGCCCACGTGGCGGGCCTGAAGGTGGTCTCCTGCTCCAACCCGGTGGACGCCTACTGGATGCTGCAGCAGGCCATCGAGTCCGACGACCCGGTGCTGTTCTTCGAGCCGAAGCGGCGGTACTGGGAGAAGGCCGAGCTCGACCCCACGGCCGAGCACCTGCCGCTGGTCAGCTCCGCCGTGCTGCGCACCGGATCCGACGTCACCGTCGCCACCTACGGGCCGATGGTCAAGACCTGCATGGACGCCGCGACCGCGGCCGAGGAGGACGGCAACGACGTCGAGGTCGTGGACCTGCGTTCGCTCTCACCGCTGGACCTGGGCCCGGTGGCCGAGTCGGTCCGGCGCACCGGACGGCTGGTCGTGGTCAGCGAGTCGCCGCCGGAGTCCTCGGTCACCTCCGAGGTGGCCACCCGGATACAGCAGGAGTGCTTCTACTCGCTGGAAGCCCCCGTGCTGCGGGTGAACGGATTCGACACGCCGTACCCACCGAGCAAGCTGGAGGAGGGCTACCTGCCCGACCTCGACCGGGTACTCGATGCCGTCGACCGTTCACTGGCCTACTGA
- a CDS encoding pyruvate dehydrogenase E1 component alpha subunit (product_source=KO:K00161; cath_funfam=3.40.50.970; cog=COG1071; ko=KO:K00161; pfam=PF00676; superfamily=52518; tigrfam=TIGR03181): protein MRATSEGGADLVQLLTPEGQRVSHPDFDIDITDEQLRGMYRDMVLVRRADREGNALQRQGQLGIWVPLLGQEAAQIGAGRAMRPQDMAFPSYREHGVAWCRGIDPTELLGIFRGTDHGSWDPNETGMSLYTIVIGNQCVNATGYAMGQKFEGKVGNSGDDPASNEATMVFFGDGATSQGDVHEGMVWASVYDAPVVFFCQNNQWAISEPTERQSRVPLYERAKGYGFPGIRVDGNDVLATLAVSQWAMNEARQGNGPLLIEAFTYRMDAHTTSDDATRYRLDDELEAWKLKDPIERLRAHLLREEIADQEFFDRVDSEADELAARFREFCVNMPEPPPERMFSAVYAEESPVVAAQREDYLNYLAGFADSGHDTEGSVR, encoded by the coding sequence TTGCGTGCGACCAGCGAAGGCGGAGCTGACCTGGTTCAGCTCCTGACGCCGGAGGGTCAGCGGGTATCGCACCCGGACTTCGACATCGACATCACCGACGAGCAGCTACGCGGCATGTACCGCGACATGGTGCTGGTGCGGCGTGCCGACCGCGAGGGCAACGCGCTGCAACGCCAGGGCCAACTCGGAATCTGGGTTCCGCTGCTGGGCCAGGAAGCCGCGCAGATAGGCGCGGGCCGCGCCATGCGACCGCAGGACATGGCCTTCCCGAGCTACCGCGAGCACGGGGTCGCCTGGTGCAGGGGCATCGACCCCACCGAGCTGCTGGGCATCTTCCGCGGCACGGACCACGGCAGCTGGGACCCGAACGAAACCGGCATGAGCCTGTACACCATCGTCATCGGCAACCAGTGCGTGAACGCCACCGGCTACGCGATGGGGCAGAAGTTCGAGGGCAAGGTCGGCAACTCGGGGGATGACCCCGCCTCGAACGAGGCCACCATGGTCTTCTTCGGCGACGGCGCCACCAGTCAGGGTGACGTGCACGAGGGCATGGTCTGGGCCTCGGTCTACGACGCGCCGGTGGTCTTCTTCTGCCAGAACAACCAGTGGGCGATCTCCGAGCCGACCGAACGGCAGAGCCGGGTACCGCTCTACGAACGCGCCAAGGGATACGGCTTCCCCGGCATCCGGGTCGACGGCAACGACGTGCTCGCCACCCTCGCCGTCTCCCAGTGGGCCATGAACGAGGCCAGGCAGGGCAACGGGCCGCTGCTCATCGAGGCGTTCACCTACCGCATGGACGCGCACACCACCTCGGACGACGCCACGCGCTACCGGCTGGACGACGAGCTGGAGGCATGGAAGCTCAAGGACCCGATCGAACGGTTGCGGGCGCACCTGCTCCGGGAGGAGATCGCCGACCAGGAGTTCTTCGACAGGGTGGATTCCGAGGCCGACGAGCTGGCCGCGAGGTTCCGCGAGTTCTGCGTGAACATGCCGGAACCGCCGCCGGAACGGATGTTCTCCGCCGTCTACGCGGAGGAGAGCCCCGTGGTGGCGGCACAGCGGGAGGACTACCTGAACTACCTCGCAGGCTTCGCCGACTCCGGCCACGACACCGAGGGGAGTGTTCGCTGA
- a CDS encoding hypothetical protein (product_source=Hypo-rule applied; pfam=PF05719), with the protein MEAHLSLSLPDQIVLLLHGPDGRQHHSVNHQVLTPAAELAELVMYGRAELTRTAFGGVKIGLLDSTPVGFEPLEHPLSALAGRIAGKGKPIPFQTWLAERRSAFQEQRWALRQRGYLEYEPEKLLGFIPRDRYRPHGPLQQELIGELGQLARGERSPDDRLALLVAIVYPSGLYRRLLGFDWSQSRRLKHIAKGQDLEGAVSAAVAATGAVIAGAVGGGGGDGGGGGDGGGG; encoded by the coding sequence GTGGAAGCACATCTGTCGTTGTCGTTGCCGGACCAGATCGTGTTGCTGCTGCACGGTCCGGACGGCAGGCAACACCACTCGGTCAATCACCAAGTCCTCACGCCGGCCGCCGAGCTCGCCGAGCTCGTGATGTACGGCCGCGCGGAACTGACCCGCACCGCTTTCGGTGGAGTCAAGATCGGTCTGCTCGACTCGACCCCGGTGGGTTTCGAACCGTTGGAACACCCGCTCTCGGCGCTGGCGGGCCGAATCGCGGGCAAGGGCAAACCGATCCCGTTTCAGACCTGGCTGGCCGAGCGACGTAGTGCTTTCCAGGAACAGCGGTGGGCGCTGCGGCAGCGGGGTTATCTGGAGTACGAACCGGAAAAGCTGCTCGGCTTCATCCCGCGCGACCGCTATCGGCCGCACGGGCCCCTCCAGCAAGAGTTGATCGGCGAGTTGGGACAACTCGCTCGTGGCGAGCGTTCCCCGGACGATCGGCTGGCCCTGTTGGTCGCGATCGTTTATCCCTCCGGGTTGTATCGCAGGCTGCTCGGCTTCGACTGGTCGCAGAGTCGCAGGCTCAAGCACATCGCCAAGGGCCAGGACCTCGAAGGGGCGGTTTCGGCCGCCGTGGCCGCGACCGGTGCCGTTATCGCGGGCGCGGTCGGCGGTGGGGGTGGCGACGGTGGCGGTGGTGGTGACGGCGGAGGTGGCTGA
- a CDS encoding hypothetical protein (product_source=Hypo-rule applied; pfam=PF05719), with product MEAHLSLSLPDQSVLLLHPPRGRPFTSVNRDVVTAAAEIAELVMHGRAELTRTVFGNVKVGPVDPTPIGVEALDRPLSALVNRSGRDAKPFSFRSWLSERSWAFEEHRSSLQQRSYLRHEPDKVLGFLPYDRYRPHEATRQPLVDEILRLADGERSPDDRLALLVAIAYPSSLHRQFVTSWSQSSRLKHIAKGQELEGAVSAAVAATGAAIGAAVGGEGDDGDDGGGGD from the coding sequence GTGGAAGCACATCTGTCGTTGTCGTTGCCGGACCAGAGCGTGTTGCTACTGCATCCCCCGAGGGGGCGGCCCTTCACCAGTGTCAACCGCGATGTCGTGACTGCGGCGGCCGAGATCGCAGAGCTCGTGATGCACGGCCGCGCGGAACTGACCCGAACCGTGTTCGGCAACGTCAAAGTCGGGCCGGTCGATCCGACCCCCATCGGTGTCGAAGCGTTGGACCGGCCACTGTCGGCTCTGGTGAACCGGTCAGGACGCGATGCCAAACCGTTCTCGTTTCGCTCCTGGCTGAGCGAGCGGAGCTGGGCGTTCGAGGAGCACCGCTCGTCGCTCCAGCAACGGAGTTATCTGCGGCACGAGCCGGACAAGGTGCTCGGTTTCCTGCCCTACGACCGCTATCGGCCGCACGAGGCCACGCGGCAGCCTTTGGTCGACGAGATCCTCCGGCTGGCGGACGGCGAACGATCGCCGGACGATCGGCTTGCCCTGCTGGTAGCCATCGCCTATCCGAGCAGCCTGCACCGGCAGTTCGTGACCAGCTGGTCCCAGTCGAGCAGGCTTAAGCACATCGCCAAGGGTCAGGAACTCGAAGGGGCGGTTTCGGCCGCCGTGGCCGCCACGGGTGCCGCCATCGGCGCCGCGGTCGGCGGTGAGGGTGACGACGGTGATGACGGCGGTGGAGGCGACTGA